One segment of Apium graveolens cultivar Ventura unplaced genomic scaffold, ASM990537v1 ctg5073, whole genome shotgun sequence DNA contains the following:
- the LOC141702425 gene encoding uncharacterized protein LOC141702425: MANLAKLEFVALDVSGNNYLSWVLDAELHLSANGLKDTIDPEKIPTVEQNAKSIIFLRHHIHEDLKSEYLTIKNPLTLWNNLNDRFDHQKLVHFPSARYDWINLRLQDFKSVAEYNSALFKIGSKLILCGENITDTEMIEKTLSTFHPNTMILAQQYRERNFQKYGELISLLLVAEKNNELLLKNHQIRPAGSAQLPEVHNTSFLKNERGKGHRGGRGYGRNRGRGNFHGRFHNQYHSGHLKWQRDGYNSGHQKWQREVPNKRKAPQEGENRGICHRCGSEG; encoded by the coding sequence ATGGCGAATCTTGCAAAATTAGAGTTTGTTGCCTTGGATGTTTCCGGAAATAATTATTTGTCATGGGTCCTTGATGCGGAATTACACCTTAGTGCTAATGGCCTAAAAGATACTATAGACCCGGAAAAGATCCCAACTGTTGAACAAAATGCAAAATCGATTATCTTTCTTAGGCATCACATCCACGAAGATCTAAAATCTGAATACCTCACTATCAAAAATCCACTCACCCTTTGGAATAATCTCAATGATAGATTTGATCACCAAAAACTTGTTCACTTTCCATCTGCCCGATATGACTGGATTAATTTGAGGTTACAAGATTTTAAATCTGTAGCTGAATATAATTCTGCTCTTTTCAAGATAGgctcaaaattaattttatgtggTGAAAATATTACTGATACTGAAATGATTGAAAAGACCCTCTCAACCTTTCACCCCAATACTATGATCCTGGCTCAACAATATAGGGAGCGTAATTTTCAGAAATATGGCGAGCTGATATCTCTCCTTCTTGTGGCTGAAAAGAATAATGAGTTGCTACTGAAAAATCATCAGATACGTCCCGCAGGCTCTGCCCAGTTACCTGAAGTACATAACACGTCATTCCTGAAGAATGAACGTGGGAAAGGGCATAGAGGAGGACGGGGTTATGGACGAAACCGTGGACGTGGAAATTTTCATGGTCGATTTCACAATCAATATCATTCTGGCCACCTGAAGTGGCAACGTGATGGTTACAACTCTGGCCACCAGAAATGGCAACGTGAAGTGCCAAATAAAAGAAAGGCTCCCCAAGAAGGAGAGAACCGAGGCATCTGTCATAGGTGCGGATCTGAGGGATAA